From the Syntrophomonadaceae bacterium genome, one window contains:
- a CDS encoding flavocytochrome c, with translation MKKKTMRLVLCLVLLVAMLATGMPAMASPRAAASETLIIDGKTASVPVTVVGRASLVQVRALAETFGTVPQWDNKEKIASFTAAGKNIQVFAGQGRVAVDGKEMKAATRILRGRVFVELAPMQGVLGITKAARTIASGTFTGEARGYGGMLRVEVKTADNKITAVRVVEQRETPGIADPALTRIPQAIVSQQSIAIDGITGATMTSKAILDAVAQAIGKARANVSEWRLRPAAAAPVAPGQPAAVRKQTDVVVIGGGGAGLAAAVSAAEAGAKVILIEKMPALGGNTIRSGGAYQAVNPELQRRQNIEDSLDLHFQHTFEGGDRQGNQALIRILVNNALDGIRWLEGYGMKWRGEVTAIAGSLWRRVNMPVEPVGTGYINALQRAASQRGVEIMLETKAERLIVRDGRVVGVEATSKGGTVTLEARRGVVLATGGFGANKEMMAKYRPAKKDLPTTNHPGATGDGIIMAEAIGARLIGMEHVQSLPLGDPKTGSLSGWAGGDVANYIFVNRDGRRFVDEGARRDVMVNALLQQRDQLLFLITDANSAQPGSFNHFNERIEDLVARGSVFTDMTIEGLARQIGVDPAVLRTTIETYNQAVAQKSDREFGKTLLGVQLNKPPFFASPRKPTIHHTMGGVEINERTQVIDRNGRVIPGLFAAGEVTGGIHGTNRLGANALADIIVFGRIAGKSAAESR, from the coding sequence TTGAAAAAGAAGACCATGCGATTGGTGTTGTGTTTAGTCTTGTTGGTGGCGATGCTCGCAACCGGCATGCCGGCGATGGCAAGCCCCAGAGCAGCAGCAAGCGAAACCCTGATTATTGACGGCAAAACAGCTTCGGTGCCAGTAACAGTAGTTGGCAGAGCCAGTTTAGTGCAAGTGCGGGCACTGGCGGAAACCTTTGGGACAGTGCCCCAGTGGGACAACAAGGAGAAGATCGCCTCCTTTACCGCAGCCGGCAAGAACATTCAGGTGTTCGCTGGCCAGGGGCGGGTAGCGGTGGACGGCAAAGAAATGAAGGCGGCCACCAGAATATTGAGAGGCCGGGTGTTTGTGGAACTAGCGCCCATGCAAGGAGTGCTGGGCATTACGAAGGCAGCCAGGACAATAGCAAGCGGCACCTTTACCGGTGAAGCAAGAGGCTATGGCGGCATGTTGCGGGTAGAGGTAAAAACCGCCGACAATAAAATTACGGCAGTAAGAGTAGTAGAGCAGCGGGAAACCCCTGGTATTGCAGATCCTGCTCTAACCCGGATTCCGCAAGCCATTGTCAGTCAGCAAAGCATAGCCATTGATGGGATTACTGGTGCAACAATGACCAGCAAGGCCATCCTGGATGCAGTAGCTCAGGCGATTGGCAAGGCTAGGGCTAATGTCAGCGAGTGGAGGCTAAGGCCTGCCGCAGCTGCACCGGTAGCACCAGGTCAGCCGGCGGCTGTCAGAAAACAGACAGACGTGGTTGTAATCGGCGGCGGCGGGGCCGGTTTGGCGGCGGCAGTATCGGCAGCCGAGGCCGGAGCCAAAGTCATCCTCATCGAAAAAATGCCTGCTCTGGGCGGCAACACCATCCGGTCTGGCGGAGCCTATCAGGCCGTCAACCCGGAACTGCAGCGGCGGCAGAACATTGAGGATTCACTAGATCTGCATTTCCAGCATACCTTTGAAGGCGGAGACCGCCAGGGGAACCAGGCTTTGATCAGGATATTGGTCAATAACGCTCTGGATGGCATTCGCTGGCTGGAAGGCTACGGCATGAAATGGAGAGGCGAAGTTACTGCTATCGCCGGCAGCCTGTGGCGCAGAGTTAACATGCCTGTCGAGCCGGTAGGAACCGGTTACATCAACGCCCTGCAGAGGGCTGCTAGTCAGCGTGGGGTAGAGATCATGCTGGAGACCAAGGCTGAGCGTTTAATTGTGCGGGACGGCCGGGTAGTTGGAGTGGAAGCGACATCTAAAGGCGGCACTGTGACCTTGGAGGCTCGCCGGGGAGTGGTATTGGCCACAGGCGGCTTTGGCGCCAACAAAGAGATGATGGCCAAGTACCGGCCGGCGAAGAAAGACCTGCCGACTACGAACCATCCCGGGGCAACCGGCGACGGGATCATAATGGCGGAAGCAATTGGAGCCAGGCTGATTGGCATGGAACATGTTCAATCCCTGCCTCTGGGCGATCCAAAAACCGGCAGCCTGAGCGGCTGGGCCGGTGGTGATGTTGCAAACTACATTTTTGTTAATAGGGATGGACGAAGATTCGTTGATGAAGGAGCGCGCCGGGATGTAATGGTCAACGCTCTGTTGCAGCAAAGAGACCAGTTGTTATTCCTGATCACTGACGCTAATTCGGCGCAACCGGGCTCATTTAATCATTTTAATGAACGGATTGAGGATCTGGTTGCCAGGGGCAGTGTGTTTACAGACATGACTATCGAAGGTTTAGCCAGACAGATTGGGGTCGATCCGGCAGTATTGCGCACCACTATTGAAACATACAACCAGGCTGTGGCCCAGAAATCTGACAGGGAGTTCGGCAAAACCCTCTTAGGTGTGCAACTGAATAAGCCGCCTTTCTTTGCCAGCCCGCGCAAGCCTACCATCCACCATACCATGGGTGGGGTAGAAATCAATGAGCGGACCCAGGTCATCGACAGAAACGGCAGGGTCATCCCCGGACTGTTTGCCGCAGGTGAAGTAACCGGTGGCATCCACGGCACCAACAGATTGGGAGCTAATGCCCTGGCAGATATCATTGTGTTTGGCAGAATAGCAGGCAAAAGCGCTGCTGAAAGCAGGTAA
- a CDS encoding N-acetylmuramoyl-L-alanine amidase, with the protein MASIKAALFIRTRTLILLGILFLSLLGLVLVDRFFVIPAINLTGHRVVLDAGHGGIDGGSSAKGVLEKEITLDVVLRAEQYLYVRGVNVKLTRDTDRDVSGLDPGRRGRHRKDLEERAKIINKGTIAVSIHVNSTSSEKEKGAVVFYPKDSVESRKLALGLLNRLGEVQTLKSNYPIASTDLFILRTAKVPAVLVELGFITNSEDRAKLINPQFRHKLAESIGKGIIDYFESGR; encoded by the coding sequence GTGGCTAGTATCAAAGCGGCCTTATTCATCAGGACCAGGACTTTGATCCTGCTAGGAATCCTGTTTTTATCACTATTGGGGTTAGTACTGGTAGACAGGTTTTTTGTGATCCCTGCGATAAATTTAACGGGACACCGGGTTGTGCTGGATGCGGGGCATGGCGGAATAGATGGGGGCAGTTCTGCTAAAGGGGTGCTAGAGAAAGAGATCACCCTGGATGTGGTCTTGCGGGCTGAGCAGTACCTCTATGTCAGGGGAGTTAATGTTAAACTAACCCGCGATACTGACCGGGATGTCAGCGGTCTTGACCCGGGGAGGAGAGGGCGCCATCGAAAGGATCTGGAAGAAAGGGCTAAAATTATTAATAAGGGCACGATTGCGGTGAGCATTCACGTCAACTCGACTTCCAGCGAAAAGGAAAAAGGCGCAGTGGTATTTTACCCTAAAGACTCCGTTGAATCTAGAAAGCTTGCTTTAGGGCTCCTAAACCGGCTGGGTGAGGTGCAAACCTTAAAAAGCAACTATCCGATCGCATCGACTGACCTCTTTATTTTGAGAACGGCTAAAGTGCCGGCAGTATTGGTGGAGCTTGGTTTTATTACAAATTCGGAAGACAGGGCCAAACTTATTAATCCTCAATTCAGACATAAGCTGGCCGAGAGCATCGGTAAAGGTATTATTGATTATTTTGAGTCTGGAAGATAA
- the pepF gene encoding oligoendopeptidase F: MALQSETAKTPPDREQLAEQHKWRLADIYATDEKWEEDFRSIQQQYPDLAGFQGKLGESWQKLLECLKLREKIGETLERLYVYAHMRKDEDNNQVKYQAMADRVVGLSVKIQSITAYIVPEILELPEGLLQLWMNQAEMALYQHFLEDMVRLRPHTLSAKEEELVAQVGELANAPKTVYRMLVNADLKFPVIKDEKGEGIEVSEAKYTHLLRSRDRRVRQDAFSSLLGTYKDKRNTLAGLLSTSIKKDIFYSRARKYPSALEAELKGDHIPLEVYSNLIKTVRENLGLLHSYVKLRKRLLGLEELRMYDLYVPMVSQVDIQVPYEEAKKMVLGSARPLGQEYMSALREGLEARWIDVYENKGKTSGAYAWGAYGTHPFVLLNYQDSLDGVFTLAHEMGHALHSYYSSREQPYVYAHYTIFAAEVASTVNEALLLHYMLSNREDHRERMYLLNYYLEQFRGTVFRQTMFAEFEKIIHEKAEAGEALTPDVLSGIYYQLNKDYYGPHLTVDQDIEIEWARIPHFYSAFYVYKYATGFSAATALSRQVLRQEEGAADRYLGFLKSGSSDYSINLLKKAGVDMTSPEPVKRALEVFADTLGQMEQLAN, translated from the coding sequence ATGGCCTTGCAGTCTGAAACAGCTAAAACACCCCCTGACCGGGAACAGTTAGCGGAACAACATAAATGGCGGTTGGCTGATATCTATGCAACAGACGAGAAATGGGAAGAGGATTTCCGGTCCATACAGCAGCAGTACCCTGATCTGGCGGGTTTCCAGGGCAAATTAGGGGAGAGCTGGCAGAAATTGCTGGAGTGCCTCAAACTGCGGGAAAAGATTGGGGAAACTTTAGAGCGGCTTTATGTTTACGCTCATATGCGTAAAGACGAGGACAACAATCAGGTAAAATACCAGGCTATGGCGGACAGAGTTGTTGGCTTGTCGGTTAAGATTCAAAGCATAACGGCCTACATCGTTCCGGAAATTCTAGAATTGCCGGAAGGACTACTGCAGTTATGGATGAATCAGGCGGAAATGGCTTTGTATCAACACTTCTTGGAGGATATGGTCAGGTTAAGACCACATACCCTTTCGGCTAAGGAAGAAGAACTGGTCGCTCAGGTTGGGGAACTCGCAAATGCCCCCAAGACTGTTTATCGGATGCTTGTTAATGCCGACCTGAAATTTCCCGTCATTAAAGATGAAAAGGGGGAAGGTATTGAGGTTAGTGAAGCCAAGTATACCCATCTTTTGCGCAGCAGAGATAGGCGGGTGCGGCAGGATGCCTTCTCTTCCCTGCTTGGGACTTATAAGGATAAAAGGAATACCCTTGCCGGCCTTTTAAGCACAAGTATTAAAAAAGACATTTTTTATTCCAGGGCGCGAAAATACCCTTCAGCTTTAGAGGCTGAATTAAAAGGTGATCATATTCCCCTGGAAGTGTATTCAAACCTGATCAAAACTGTGCGGGAAAACCTGGGCCTTTTGCATAGCTACGTGAAGCTGCGGAAACGTCTTTTGGGTTTAGAGGAGCTACGTATGTATGACCTTTATGTCCCGATGGTCAGCCAGGTAGATATTCAGGTCCCTTATGAAGAAGCCAAAAAAATGGTCCTGGGCTCCGCCCGGCCTTTAGGTCAGGAATACATGTCTGCCCTCAGGGAGGGCTTGGAGGCTCGCTGGATTGATGTATATGAAAACAAGGGCAAAACAAGCGGTGCTTATGCCTGGGGGGCTTATGGCACCCACCCCTTTGTGTTATTAAATTACCAGGATAGTTTAGATGGGGTTTTTACCCTTGCCCATGAAATGGGACATGCTTTACACTCCTATTATTCATCGCGGGAACAGCCCTATGTCTATGCCCATTATACTATTTTTGCCGCCGAGGTGGCCTCCACTGTCAATGAGGCCTTGCTGCTTCACTATATGTTAAGTAATCGTGAAGACCATAGGGAAAGAATGTATCTGCTGAATTATTATTTGGAGCAGTTTAGAGGAACTGTATTCCGCCAGACAATGTTTGCTGAATTTGAGAAGATCATTCATGAAAAGGCAGAGGCGGGGGAAGCATTAACACCTGACGTATTGAGCGGCATCTATTATCAGTTAAATAAAGACTACTACGGTCCCCATCTAACGGTTGATCAGGACATTGAAATTGAATGGGCCCGGATTCCTCACTTTTACAGCGCTTTTTACGTCTACAAATATGCTACTGGCTTTTCTGCGGCAACGGCCCTGTCTCGTCAGGTTCTGCGCCAGGAAGAAGGTGCTGCAGACCGTTATCTGGGATTTTTAAAATCGGGCAGTTCAGACTACTCCATCAACCTGCTTAAAAAGGCGGGGGTTGACATGACATCCCCGGAACCGGTAAAAAGGGCTTTGGAAGTATTTGCTGATACTCTAGGCCAGATGGAGCAACTCGCAAACTAA
- a CDS encoding DEAD/DEAH box helicase — protein sequence MGFETPTPIQQETIPIALEGKDIIGKAQTGTGKTAAFAIPILEKTNSAVNRIQVLVLTPTRELAIQVSEEINRIGKYNNVRSLPIYGGQEITRQFRSLRNNPQVIVATPGRLLDHMERRTILLSHIHMVVLDEADEMLNMGFFEDVEKILENCPKERQTFMFSATIKREILNLANKFMINPQIIEIKPHEVTLPEIRQFYYEVPEKIKLDVLCRVLDIQNPDLALIFGRTKRRVDELADALQKRGYLAEGIHGDMSQKQREIVMGKFRNGSVEILVATDVAARGLDITGVTHVYNFDIPQDVDGYVHRIGRTGRAGRSGIAATFVEPRERGHLRTIEHAIGTRLIRQSIPTFQEAQKEKIRWAVTRITSTLEEGRFQEFQNAAEQMLNDHDSITLLAAALKTIAGEQPDQDIKLTEEPPLRSRKGFKQRPPGSFQHRGHGKFGKYR from the coding sequence ATGGGCTTTGAAACCCCTACCCCGATCCAGCAAGAAACTATTCCCATTGCTTTGGAAGGAAAAGACATCATTGGGAAGGCTCAAACAGGTACGGGTAAAACAGCAGCTTTTGCCATTCCGATTTTAGAAAAAACCAACAGTGCAGTTAATAGAATTCAAGTTCTGGTGCTTACCCCGACCAGGGAATTAGCTATTCAGGTGTCAGAGGAAATCAACCGGATTGGCAAGTATAACAATGTTCGCAGCCTGCCCATATATGGTGGTCAGGAAATTACCCGCCAATTCAGGTCCCTGCGCAACAACCCCCAGGTGATTGTGGCCACTCCCGGCAGGTTGTTGGATCACATGGAAAGACGTACCATCCTGCTAAGCCATATTCATATGGTGGTCCTGGATGAGGCCGATGAGATGTTAAATATGGGGTTTTTTGAGGATGTAGAGAAAATTCTGGAGAACTGCCCCAAAGAACGGCAAACATTTATGTTTTCAGCCACAATTAAACGCGAGATCCTGAACCTGGCCAACAAGTTTATGATTAATCCGCAGATTATCGAAATAAAGCCCCACGAAGTTACACTGCCTGAAATCAGGCAATTCTATTACGAGGTGCCGGAAAAGATTAAACTGGATGTTCTGTGCCGGGTTTTAGATATTCAAAATCCTGACCTGGCTTTGATTTTCGGGAGGACCAAAAGAAGGGTAGATGAACTGGCTGATGCCCTGCAGAAGCGAGGGTACCTGGCGGAAGGCATTCATGGGGACATGAGTCAAAAACAGCGCGAAATAGTAATGGGCAAATTTAGAAATGGCTCAGTTGAAATTTTAGTCGCTACTGATGTCGCTGCCAGAGGATTAGATATTACCGGTGTTACCCACGTCTATAATTTTGATATCCCGCAGGATGTTGATGGTTATGTGCACCGGATAGGCCGCACCGGCAGGGCAGGACGCAGCGGGATAGCTGCTACCTTTGTAGAACCAAGGGAAAGAGGGCACCTGAGAACAATTGAACATGCAATTGGAACCAGGCTAATTCGCCAGAGCATCCCCACTTTTCAAGAAGCCCAAAAAGAAAAAATTAGGTGGGCAGTAACAAGGATCACAAGCACCTTGGAAGAGGGCCGTTTCCAGGAGTTCCAAAATGCTGCCGAACAGATGCTTAACGACCACGATTCGATTACCCTCCTGGCTGCAGCCCTGAAAACCATTGCGGGAGAACAACCCGACCAGGACATAAAACTTACCGAGGAGCCTCCGCTGCGTAGCCGAAAGGGTTTTAAGCAGCGCCCTCCCGGCAGCTTTCAACACAGGGGACATGGCAAATTCGGCAAATACAGATAA
- the typA gene encoding translational GTPase TypA, whose translation MKQNKIRNLAIIAHVDHGKTTLVDGLLKQSGVFHEKQLVQERILDRNELERERGITIMAKNTAVFYRDYKFNIVDTPGHADFGGEVERIVQMVDGVLLLVDAFEGPMPQTRFVLKKALAAGLVPIVVINKMDRPNARPVQVVDQVLDLFIELGADEQQLDFPIVYTIARRGEASLNPDGGFLDLTPLFEKIVEHIPSPAANPAGILQVGVTMIDYDPYIGRLAIGRVHNGSVAAKQEVAVIRKDGAAKKQRLTGVFVFEGLKKTPVEQAQAGDIIVLSGLADINVGETVSDPEQPEPLDFVEIDAPTVQVIFQVNKSPFAGREGEHVTSRKLAERLCRERESDVSLKVEVTDSPDVFLISGRGELHLSILIETMRREGYEFEVSRPKVILQEIDGENCEPVEELMVDVPECFLGFVMERLGARRGEVLSMEHLSDGRVWVKFMVPTRGLFGFRNEFLTGTKGMGIMYHSFNHYAPFKGEISTRASGSLVAFETGETTAYGLENAQERGELFVGVGVPVYRGMVVGENSRAGDLPINVCKKKQLTNFRSSTAETSTRLIPPRQMSLERCLEFLADDELLEITPKSLRIRKKTV comes from the coding sequence ATAAAACAAAACAAGATCCGCAATCTGGCCATTATCGCCCACGTTGATCATGGCAAGACCACTCTGGTGGATGGATTGTTGAAACAAAGCGGTGTATTTCATGAAAAACAGTTGGTGCAGGAGAGGATTCTTGACCGCAATGAGTTGGAGCGGGAACGCGGTATTACGATCATGGCGAAGAACACAGCGGTTTTCTACAGGGATTATAAGTTTAACATAGTAGATACTCCCGGGCACGCTGACTTTGGTGGCGAGGTTGAGCGCATCGTCCAGATGGTGGATGGGGTTTTGCTCCTGGTTGATGCCTTTGAAGGCCCGATGCCGCAAACAAGATTTGTGTTAAAAAAGGCCTTGGCGGCTGGTCTGGTGCCGATTGTTGTGATTAACAAAATGGATAGACCAAATGCGCGTCCGGTTCAGGTTGTGGACCAGGTGCTGGATTTATTTATCGAGCTTGGAGCAGACGAACAGCAGTTGGATTTCCCAATTGTATATACGATTGCCCGTCGGGGGGAAGCTTCCTTGAATCCGGACGGGGGCTTTTTGGATTTAACCCCCTTGTTTGAAAAGATAGTGGAACATATTCCTTCCCCAGCTGCTAATCCTGCTGGTATTCTCCAGGTAGGAGTGACCATGATAGATTACGACCCATATATCGGACGGCTGGCGATTGGCAGAGTGCATAATGGCTCTGTGGCAGCCAAGCAGGAAGTAGCCGTAATAAGAAAAGATGGGGCGGCAAAAAAGCAGCGCCTTACTGGTGTCTTTGTTTTCGAGGGGCTAAAGAAAACGCCTGTGGAACAGGCTCAGGCGGGGGATATTATTGTTTTGTCGGGCTTGGCGGATATAAATGTAGGAGAAACAGTTTCCGACCCGGAACAGCCCGAGCCGTTGGATTTCGTTGAAATTGATGCCCCAACGGTGCAAGTTATATTTCAAGTTAACAAAAGCCCTTTTGCCGGACGTGAGGGTGAGCATGTCACTTCGCGCAAGCTTGCCGAAAGATTGTGCCGGGAAAGGGAATCTGACGTTAGTCTAAAGGTTGAGGTTACGGATTCGCCTGATGTTTTTCTTATATCAGGCCGGGGCGAGTTGCATCTTTCCATTCTTATTGAAACAATGCGCCGCGAAGGGTACGAGTTTGAGGTCTCCCGCCCAAAGGTCATTTTGCAGGAAATCGATGGAGAGAATTGCGAACCTGTTGAAGAGCTGATGGTAGATGTGCCTGAATGTTTTTTAGGTTTTGTGATGGAGCGTTTGGGGGCACGCAGGGGTGAGGTGTTAAGCATGGAACATCTAAGCGATGGACGCGTTTGGGTGAAATTCATGGTTCCGACAAGGGGGCTATTTGGCTTTCGTAATGAATTTCTCACAGGTACCAAGGGTATGGGTATCATGTACCATTCGTTTAATCACTATGCTCCGTTTAAAGGGGAAATCTCTACCAGAGCTAGCGGCTCCCTGGTGGCTTTCGAAACCGGCGAAACCACGGCCTATGGTTTGGAGAACGCACAGGAGCGGGGGGAATTATTTGTAGGGGTTGGGGTTCCTGTTTACCGGGGCATGGTTGTAGGCGAAAACTCCCGCGCGGGGGACCTGCCAATAAACGTATGCAAAAAGAAACAGCTTACTAATTTCCGCAGCTCAACGGCGGAAACATCGACCAGGTTGATTCCGCCGCGACAGATGAGTTTGGAGAGGTGTTTGGAGTTCTTGGCGGACGATGAGCTTCTGGAGATTACACCCAAATCCTTGCGA